In Candidatus Omnitrophota bacterium, the DNA window GCTATTAGGCATGTTAACCCAGGAGCATAGGGTTTGTATTATTTTGCGCGAAATAGAGGGCTTAAGTTATCAGGAGATTTCCGACAGTTTAAGGATTCCGGTAAATACCGTGCGGTCTCGGTTGAAGCGGGCGCGCGAGGCGCTGTTGGAAAAATCAAGAAGGGGGCAGCCATGATCCGGTGTGGGAAAATACAGGAATTGCTCAAAACCGATTTTTTGGATGGGCAGCTGAACCCGCGAGAGAAGCAATCCATTGATGGGCATCTTAAACAGTGCCCTGAATGCAGAAGCCTGGTAAAAGAATTGCAGGCTCAACGCGCGCTTTTTCAGTCGGCAGAATCTAAACAGATCCCTGAGCGCGTATGGGAGAACATCCGCGGCGCCATTATCACAGAGCGGCTTAACCGGGAAGAGGGCTTAAGCCTTGGCGCTATTAAACGGCTAAGGGATTTGCTGTTTAAAAGAAGGCCGGCATTTATTTTAGCCACTTCCTTTTCAGCGATAATTATTTTCGCGGTTATTTTTACAGGCTTGATCCAGAATAAAATGGCCTTGAGCAAACAAGAAGCCGCAGAAAGTTTGGCGGGCTATAGCTTAAGCGCTGAAAACGGATATCTGCTTAACGGCCTGGGGACAAATATAGAGGAATATTTTTTATAAAGAAACTTTTTGCGGTTATCAACTGTCTAATTTGGTGGAAAGGGGGAGTGTTTTATGAGAAAGGCAAAAGTGGTAATGATCGGTTTGGGGCTGTTTTTTCTTACGGCTAATCTTGGTTACGCTCAGATGCAGGATAAAGAACCGCCATCCGGCGGCAGGTTAAAAGAGGGGATCTATAAAGAGCTGAATCTAACTTC includes these proteins:
- a CDS encoding zf-HC2 domain-containing protein, whose amino-acid sequence is MIRCGKIQELLKTDFLDGQLNPREKQSIDGHLKQCPECRSLVKELQAQRALFQSAESKQIPERVWENIRGAIITERLNREEGLSLGAIKRLRDLLFKRRPAFILATSFSAIIIFAVIFTGLIQNKMALSKQEAAESLAGYSLSAENGYLLNGLGTNIEEYFL